In Virgibacillus sp. NKC19-16, a single genomic region encodes these proteins:
- a CDS encoding C40 family peptidase, producing the protein MKKTLVAATTVATVGISAFLGASAHADPLDELENQQSQIESDRSDLKANLSDAEAEIADVLFDLEELNEEIELVDDALEHNQGKMDEAEEDIAKNEEKVDSLEKEIRKLEEKIEKRYDILKDRLVSYQKNGGEVNYLEVIFGSKSFGDFVNRVSAVNKITDSDAALVEQQENDKQEVEAKQEEVLDKLEELEDKKAELDEMIVLIEDQKQQNEESKEELLTRQNDLEALKEELEMEDSELATLEDEVSENIADANQPEPSSSQNVAQVSESTDEESDDIVTTVSNEESSSNNNTSSSNSDNSSNNNTSSSNSTETTPTNGSGGLSTVINAGFEHLGVPYTWGGKTPSGFDCSGFVSWAFAQGGYSIPSTTGALAGTGSQVSYSNAQPGDLVFFNTAGSNSHVGIYLGGGQFIGAQNSTGLAVADMTSGYWNDKFNGHVRRVN; encoded by the coding sequence TTGAAAAAAACATTAGTAGCAGCTACAACAGTAGCCACGGTTGGTATAAGTGCATTTTTGGGTGCCTCAGCTCATGCGGACCCCTTGGATGAATTAGAGAACCAACAATCGCAAATCGAAAGTGATCGCTCAGACCTAAAAGCAAATCTGTCAGATGCGGAAGCTGAAATTGCTGATGTGCTATTCGACTTGGAAGAATTGAATGAGGAAATAGAACTGGTTGATGACGCATTGGAACACAACCAAGGCAAAATGGATGAAGCAGAAGAAGATATCGCAAAAAATGAAGAAAAAGTAGATTCATTGGAAAAAGAGATTCGTAAATTAGAAGAAAAAATTGAAAAACGCTATGATATTTTAAAAGACAGACTTGTTTCTTACCAAAAAAATGGCGGGGAAGTAAATTATTTGGAAGTAATATTTGGTTCCAAAAGCTTTGGTGACTTCGTTAACCGCGTCTCAGCAGTAAATAAAATTACAGACTCTGATGCAGCTCTTGTAGAACAGCAAGAAAATGATAAGCAGGAAGTAGAAGCGAAACAAGAGGAAGTATTAGATAAGCTGGAAGAGTTAGAGGATAAGAAGGCAGAACTTGATGAAATGATTGTATTAATTGAAGACCAGAAACAACAAAATGAAGAATCTAAAGAAGAATTACTAACGAGACAAAATGATTTAGAAGCACTAAAAGAAGAGCTAGAGATGGAAGATAGTGAATTAGCAACACTTGAAGATGAAGTCAGTGAGAACATTGCTGATGCTAATCAACCAGAACCATCATCTTCACAAAATGTTGCCCAAGTATCTGAATCAACTGATGAAGAATCAGATGATATTGTTACAACGGTAAGTAATGAAGAAAGTAGCAGCAACAATAATACTAGCAGTAGCAACAGTGATAACAGTAGTAACAATAATACTAGCAGCAGTAATTCAACAGAAACAACACCGACGAATGGTAGTGGAGGCTTGAGCACAGTAATAAATGCTGGGTTTGAACATCTTGGTGTACCTTATACTTGGGGTGGTAAAACACCAAGCGGATTTGATTGCTCCGGATTTGTATCATGGGCGTTCGCACAAGGAGGATATTCAATTCCATCCACCACAGGCGCGCTAGCAGGTACAGGTTCTCAAGTCTCATACAGTAATGCACAACCTGGTGATCTGGTATTCTTTAACACAGCTGGATCAAATAGTCATGTAGGCATCTACTTAGGTGGCGGTCAATTTATTGGAGCACAAAATTCCACAGGCCTAGCAGTGGCTGATATGACTAGTGGGTATTGGAATGACAAATTTAACGGCCATGTACGCCGTGTAAATTAA